The Setaria italica strain Yugu1 chromosome IX, Setaria_italica_v2.0, whole genome shotgun sequence genome has a window encoding:
- the LOC101756633 gene encoding purple acid phosphatase 15 produces MRRALLLPLLLAAAAIVAAEPASTLFGPARPVTVPLGDRGHAVDLPDTDPRVQRRVTGWAPEQIAVALSAEPTSAWVSWITGDFRMGGAVKPLDPSTVGSVVRYGLAVDSLLHEAAGESLVYSQLYPFEGLQNYTSGIIHHVRLRGLEPGTKYYYRCGDPAIPDAMSGVHAFRTMPAVGPRSYPGRIAVVGDLGLTYNTTSTVEHMARNHPDLILLLGDVCYANLYLTNGTGTDCYSCTFAKSTPIHETYQPRWDYWGRYMEPVTSSIPMMVVEGNHEIEEQIHNKTFAAYSSRFAFPSEESGSFSPFYYSFDVGGIHFIMLASYADYKKSGEQYRWLEKDLAKVDRSVTPWVIAGWHAPWYTTYKAHYREAECMRVEMEELLYSYAVDVVFTGHVHAYERSNRVFNYTLDPCGPVHISVGDGGNREKMATSHADEAGHCPDPASTPDAFMGGFCAANFTSGPAAGSFCWDRQPEYSAYRESSFGHGILEVKNETHALWRWHRNQDLYNTVGDEVFIVREPHKCLIESTRLLAYR; encoded by the exons ATGCGCCGGGCCTTACTGCTGCCCCTGctgcttgcggcggcggcgatagtGGCCGCGGAGCCGGCGTCGACGCTGTTCGGGCCGGCGCGCCCGGTGACGGTGCCGCTCGGGGACAGGGGCCACGCGGTGGACCTGCCGGACACGGACCCGCGGGTGCAGCGCCGCGTCACGGGCTGGGCGCCCGAGCAGATCGCCGTCGCGCTCTCCGCCGAGCCCACCTCCGCCTGGGTCTCCTGGATTACAG GGGATTTCCGGATGGGCGGCGCCGTCAAGCCGCTGGACCCCAGCACGGTGGGCAGCGTCGTGCGCTACGGCCTCGCCGTCGACTCCCTCCTCCacgaggccgccggcgagtcGCTCGTGTACAGCCAGCTCTACCCCTTCGAGGGCCTCCAGAACTACACCTCCGGCATCATCCACCATGTCCGCCTCCGAGGACTGGAGCCCGGGACCAAGTACTACTACCGGTGCGGCGACCCGGCCATCCCCGACGCCATGAGCGGCGTCCACGCGTTCCGGACGATGCCGGCCGTCGGGCCCAGGAGCTACCCGGGGAGGATCGCCGTCGTCGGGGACCTTGGCCTCACCTACAACACCACCTCCACGGTGGAGCACATGGCGCGCAACCACCCCGATCtgatcctcctcctcggcgacgTCTGCTACGCCAACCTGTACCTCACCAATGGCACCGGGACGGACTGCTACTCCTGCACCTTCGCCAAGTCCACGCCCATCCACGAGACCTACCAGCCGCGCTGGGACTACTGGGGAAG GTACATGGAGCCGGTGACTTCGAGCATTCCGATGATGGTGGTGGAAGGGAACCATGAGATCGAGGAGCAGATTCACAACAAGACGTTTGCAGCCTACAGCTCGAGGTTCGCGTTCCCGTCAGAGGAGAGCGGATCCTTCTCTCCGTTCTACTACTCTTTCGATGTCGGTGGCATCCACTTCATCATGCTTGCGTCGTACGCCGACTACAAGAAATCAG GCGAGCAATACCGGTGGCTGGAGAAAGACTTGGCGAAGGTGGACAGGTCAGTGACCCCGTGGGTGATAGCCGGATGGCACGCGCCCTGGTACACCACCTACAAGGCTCACTACAGGGAAGCCGAGTGCATGAgggtggagatggaggagcTCCTCTACTCGTACGCCGTCGACGTCGTCTTCACCGGCCAT GTCCACGCGTACGAGCGATCGAACCGCGTGTTCAACTACACGCTGGACCCGTGCGGCCCCGTGCACATCTCGGTGGGCGACGGCGGCAACCGGGAGAAGATGGCGACGAGCCACGCCGACGAGGCCGGCCACTGCCCGGACCCGGCGTCGACGCCGGACGCCTTCATGGGCGGCTTCTGCGCCGCCAACTTCACCTCCGGCCCGGCCGCCGGGAGCTTCTGCTGGGACCGCCAGCCGGAGTACAGCGCCTACAGGGAGAGCAGCTTCGGGCACGGCATCCTGGAGGTGAAGAACGAGACGCACGCGCTCTGGCGCTGGCACCGCAACCAGGACCTGTACAACACCGTCGGCGACGAGGTGTTCATCGTCCGAGAGCCCCACAAGTGCCTCATCGAGTCCACGAGATTGTTAGCGTATCGATGA